A stretch of the Haloplanus aerogenes genome encodes the following:
- a CDS encoding potassium channel family protein, with protein sequence MDTWQRRTLQYVVVLTGVMFGYAAVYDTGMSAFEGEAISYLHALQVVVETFTTTGFGSDAPWTSAEMNVLVIVMDLTGVVLIFLALPVLVFPLFEQAISTTVPTTASEDMENHVVICTLTPRGETLVEELDSWGVEHLILEPDRERAKDLYEDGYTVIHADPESVDGMEAARLPEARCLVADDSDPVNTSIVLTAKEVAEDVRTVSVVDDPERERYHWLAGTDDVLSPRSLLGEGLASKVTTGISAELGEAIEIGEDFEVAELPIQRGSDLVGRTIAESGIRERAGVNIIGAWFRGDFESPPSPDATLDNGTVLLVTGHEAQLERLKEMTTSDVRRFRRGRTVVVGHGEVGTTVTNALSTAGVSNVVMDLVEEPGVDVVGDATDPDALARTGIEDARTAILAIPDDTLTEFAILVIRDLNPSIELIARAEETENVQKMYRAGADYVLSLATVSGRMLASSILEDEEVISLDKQVDVVRTHAPGLVGWTLGEANVRARTGCTVVGVDRDGEVITDLGAEFRIREGDELIVAGTDEGTNRFTEMMGSGSD encoded by the coding sequence ATGGACACCTGGCAGCGCCGGACCCTGCAGTACGTCGTCGTCCTCACCGGGGTGATGTTCGGCTACGCCGCCGTCTACGACACCGGGATGAGCGCCTTCGAGGGCGAGGCCATCAGTTACCTCCACGCGCTCCAGGTCGTCGTCGAGACGTTCACGACCACCGGCTTCGGATCCGACGCGCCGTGGACGAGCGCCGAGATGAACGTCCTCGTCATCGTGATGGATCTGACGGGCGTCGTCCTCATCTTCCTCGCGCTGCCAGTGCTCGTCTTCCCGCTTTTCGAACAGGCCATCTCGACGACGGTGCCGACGACGGCGAGCGAGGACATGGAGAATCACGTCGTCATCTGTACGCTGACGCCGCGGGGCGAGACGCTCGTCGAGGAACTCGACTCCTGGGGCGTCGAGCACCTGATCCTCGAACCGGACCGCGAACGGGCGAAAGACCTCTACGAGGACGGATACACCGTGATCCACGCCGATCCCGAATCGGTCGACGGGATGGAAGCGGCCCGGCTCCCCGAAGCGCGGTGTCTCGTCGCCGACGACTCCGACCCCGTCAACACGAGCATCGTCCTCACCGCGAAGGAAGTCGCGGAGGACGTGCGGACGGTGAGCGTCGTCGACGACCCCGAACGCGAGCGCTACCACTGGCTCGCCGGCACCGACGACGTGCTCTCGCCGCGGTCGCTCCTCGGAGAAGGCCTCGCCTCGAAGGTGACGACGGGCATCTCGGCGGAGTTGGGCGAAGCCATCGAAATCGGTGAGGACTTCGAGGTTGCCGAACTGCCGATCCAGCGGGGGAGCGACCTCGTGGGGCGGACTATCGCGGAGAGCGGCATCCGCGAACGCGCCGGCGTGAACATCATCGGCGCGTGGTTCCGCGGCGACTTCGAGAGCCCGCCGTCACCGGACGCGACGCTGGACAACGGAACCGTCCTGCTGGTCACGGGCCACGAGGCACAACTCGAACGGCTCAAGGAGATGACCACGTCCGACGTGCGCCGGTTTCGCCGCGGACGCACCGTCGTCGTCGGCCACGGCGAGGTGGGCACGACCGTCACCAACGCGCTCTCGACGGCGGGCGTCTCGAACGTCGTCATGGATCTGGTGGAGGAGCCAGGCGTCGACGTGGTCGGTGACGCGACCGACCCCGACGCGCTCGCGCGGACGGGTATCGAGGACGCTCGGACGGCCATCCTCGCCATCCCAGACGACACGCTCACCGAGTTCGCCATCCTCGTGATCCGGGATCTGAACCCCTCCATCGAACTGATCGCACGAGCGGAGGAGACGGAGAACGTCCAGAAGATGTACCGCGCAGGCGCGGACTACGTCCTCTCGCTCGCGACGGTCAGCGGACGGATGCTCGCCTCGTCGATTCTGGAAGACGAGGAGGTCATCTCGCTGGACAAGCAGGTCGATGTAGTTCGCACCCACGCGCCGGGGCTCGTCGGGTGGACGCTCGGGGAAGCGAACGTGCGGGCGCGAACCGGCTGTACGGTCGTCGGCGTCGACCGCGACGGCGAGGTCATCACGGATCTCGGCGCCGAGTTCCGCATCCGGGAGGGCGACGAACTCATCGTCGCCGGCACCGACGAGGGGACGAACCGGTTCACCGAGATGATGGGCTCCGGGAGCGACTAG
- a CDS encoding alcohol dehydrogenase catalytic domain-containing protein, whose protein sequence is MRAAAFTDLTGPDGVNLVERPTPEPGPGEALIDVEACSINHHDLWILNGASAMIDPTDLPFVTGLDVAGVVRDVGDGVTGVAPGDRVVLCPNETCGSCRFCREGPENLCESYSLYHGGLAEQACVEADRLIPLPENVDATTAAALPTAYLTAYHMLRRAEVEPGDLVFVPGATGGVGVATIQLADLRGVRTVGTSSSASKLDAVSDLGADHTVQGTDPDHLREAVSDIGTPDAVINHLGGVYTGLGLDLMRRGGRMVICGRTAGPTSEIDIADLFRGHKRVIGSTMGTQTDLERLVELVAAGDLDPQIDRTFPLDETRAAFEAMVDRDAIGKLVVTMD, encoded by the coding sequence ATGCGTGCTGCAGCTTTCACCGACCTGACCGGACCGGACGGCGTGAACCTCGTCGAGCGACCGACACCCGAGCCCGGCCCGGGCGAGGCCCTAATCGACGTCGAGGCGTGCTCTATCAACCACCACGACCTCTGGATTCTGAACGGGGCGTCGGCAATGATCGATCCGACCGACCTGCCCTTCGTCACGGGTCTCGACGTCGCGGGCGTCGTGCGCGACGTTGGCGACGGTGTCACCGGCGTCGCTCCCGGCGACCGTGTCGTCCTCTGCCCGAACGAGACGTGTGGGTCCTGTCGCTTCTGCCGCGAGGGTCCGGAGAACCTCTGTGAATCTTACTCGCTGTACCACGGCGGTCTCGCGGAGCAAGCCTGCGTCGAGGCCGACCGGCTGATCCCCCTGCCCGAGAACGTGGACGCGACGACCGCGGCGGCGCTCCCGACCGCCTATCTGACCGCCTACCACATGCTCCGGCGCGCCGAGGTCGAACCCGGTGACCTCGTCTTCGTCCCCGGCGCGACCGGCGGCGTCGGCGTCGCCACGATTCAGCTCGCCGACCTCCGCGGCGTCCGCACGGTCGGCACCTCGTCCTCGGCGTCGAAACTCGACGCCGTTTCCGACCTCGGGGCCGACCACACCGTCCAGGGGACCGATCCCGACCACCTCCGCGAGGCCGTCTCGGACATCGGGACACCCGACGCCGTCATCAACCACCTCGGCGGTGTCTACACTGGCCTCGGTCTCGACCTGATGCGCCGCGGCGGACGGATGGTGATCTGTGGGCGGACCGCCGGACCGACCTCCGAAATCGACATCGCCGACCTGTTCCGGGGGCACAAGCGCGTCATCGGGAGCACGATGGGGACCCAGACGGATCTGGAGCGACTGGTCGAACTCGTCGCCGCCGGCGACCTCGACCCGCAGATCGACCGCACCTTCCCACTCGACGAGACGAGAGCGGCGTTCGAGGCGATGGTGGACCGCGACGCCATCGGCAAACTCGTCGTGACGATGGACTAG
- a CDS encoding MFS transporter, whose translation MSDRWLYGWGLASIGLGGASLIVPLYAVELGGGPITLGILAAAAAAAGAPGALVVGRLADRTGHRRGYVLGAIGVVAAGLAVVAAVDAIPVVIAANAAIWFAFAAATPVLTLLTVVGAPEADWSDRIARLNEWQGVGWALGLLVGFLVIVGGERLLGLDALALQRAVCLVCATSAGVGGLVAVRTLPADPGAGTGPAPRRLRRALRGAARFGVRGAGFPFTPARMDPRGLHPRRFARRFTPTLALYFAAVTLAFAGFGAFFAPLPAYLGSAGFGDDAVFGLYLALNVGAAVFFGAAGTLVERYEVTLVHAGSLAVRGVALPTVVLLGGVLVTTLPLFVVIGVTWAVIAVSAATLVTQLAPPIVRGEALGVYSALSTFASGAGSIVGGGLAAAGYVQAFGLASGLIFAGAAVVLVLWRRVSNGSAAAERTGYSATDRTE comes from the coding sequence GTGTCCGACCGATGGCTCTACGGCTGGGGACTCGCGTCGATCGGCCTCGGCGGCGCGTCGCTGATCGTCCCGCTGTACGCCGTCGAACTCGGCGGGGGACCGATCACACTCGGCATCCTCGCGGCGGCCGCGGCCGCCGCAGGCGCGCCGGGTGCGCTCGTCGTCGGTCGCCTCGCCGACCGAACCGGCCACCGACGGGGGTACGTCCTCGGCGCCATCGGCGTCGTCGCCGCGGGTCTCGCGGTCGTCGCGGCGGTCGACGCCATCCCGGTCGTGATCGCCGCCAACGCCGCCATCTGGTTCGCGTTCGCCGCGGCCACGCCCGTCCTCACCCTCCTCACCGTCGTCGGCGCGCCGGAAGCCGACTGGAGCGACCGGATCGCTCGCCTCAACGAGTGGCAGGGCGTGGGGTGGGCGCTCGGGCTACTGGTCGGCTTCCTCGTCATCGTCGGCGGCGAGCGACTGCTGGGGCTGGACGCACTCGCTCTGCAACGGGCGGTCTGTCTGGTCTGTGCCACCAGCGCAGGCGTCGGCGGCCTCGTCGCGGTCCGGACGCTCCCGGCCGATCCGGGTGCAGGGACGGGGCCAGCCCCACGACGGCTCCGGCGAGCGCTCCGCGGAGCCGCCCGGTTCGGCGTCCGTGGGGCGGGCTTCCCCTTTACGCCGGCTCGGATGGACCCGCGCGGCCTCCACCCGCGACGGTTCGCTCGCCGGTTCACGCCCACGCTCGCGCTGTATTTCGCCGCCGTCACCCTCGCGTTCGCGGGGTTCGGCGCCTTCTTCGCCCCCCTGCCTGCATACCTCGGAAGCGCTGGCTTCGGCGACGACGCCGTCTTCGGCCTCTATCTCGCACTCAACGTCGGCGCGGCCGTCTTCTTCGGCGCCGCGGGGACGCTCGTCGAGCGCTACGAGGTGACGCTGGTCCACGCGGGGAGTCTCGCCGTCCGCGGGGTGGCGCTCCCAACCGTCGTGCTGCTGGGTGGCGTCCTCGTAACGACGCTGCCGCTGTTCGTCGTCATCGGAGTGACGTGGGCGGTGATCGCCGTCTCGGCGGCCACGCTCGTCACGCAACTCGCGCCGCCCATCGTCCGCGGAGAGGCGCTCGGCGTCTACAGCGCGCTCTCGACGTTTGCGAGCGGGGCCGGGAGCATCGTCGGCGGAGGGCTCGCGGCGGCGGGGTACGTCCAAGCGTTCGGCCTCGCCAGCGGGCTGATCTTCGCGGGGGCAGCTGTCGTGCTAGTCCTCTGGCGGCGCGTCAGTAACGGCTCGGCGGCCGCGGAGCGGACGGGGTATTCCGCCACGGATCGCACGGAGTAG